In one window of Camelina sativa cultivar DH55 chromosome 15, Cs, whole genome shotgun sequence DNA:
- the LOC104746080 gene encoding uncharacterized protein LOC104746080 isoform X2, giving the protein MRKLFIFFSFLYTVTTLTFPPLTTSASTSCRTLCGNIPISYPFGIDVGCGSPQFKAMFNCSTDLYFTTPSGSYKVQSIDYEKNTMVIFDPAMSTCSILQPHHDFKMSDIQNALIRPSYDTVFALLNCSNDSPVHNRYRNLCFNAAGHSCDELYSSCASFRIFNTTTPSGNSTVHTTPYCCFTSYDTVRVMSMNILDCSHYTTAIDNGKMRGVAPLDWSYGIELSYAVPEIGCDRCRKSGGTCGFDAETEIFLCQCPGSNNNPTRECGGGMTNQGGFNSTNINHTILLIMFMYFVYSLL; this is encoded by the exons atgaggaagctcttcatcttcttctccttcctctacACAGTCACAACCCTAACATTTCCGCCATTAACAACCTCAGCATCAACATCGTGCCGTACACTATGCGGCAACATCCCAATAAGCTACCCGTTCGGCATCGACGTCGGCTGCGGATCTCCTCAGTTCAAAGCAATGTTCAATTGCTCCACCGATCTATATTTCACCACTCCTTCCGGAAGCTACAAAGTCCAGAGCATCGATTACGAGAAGAACACTATGGTAATCTTCGATCCGGCGATGTCTACTTGCTCGATTCTTCAGCCTCACCACGATTTCAAGATGTCTGATATACAGAACGCTCTTATCAGACCTTCGTACGACACCGTTTTCGCACTTCTCAACTGTTCCAACGACTCTCCGGTTCATAATCGTTACCGGAATCTCTGTTTTAATGCCGCCGGCCACTCTTGCGACGAGCTTTACAGCTCTTGTGCCTCGTTTCGCATCTTCAACACTACAACACCCTCTG GTAATAGTACGGTTCATACGACGCCGTATTGCTGTTTCACTAGCTACGATACGGTGCGGGTGATGAGTATGAACATTTTGGACTGCTCACATTACACGACGGCGATTGACAACGGGAAAATGAGAGGCGTGGCTCCTTTGGATTGGTCCTATGGAATTGAGCTTTCGTACGCGGTGCCGGAGATTGGTTGTGACCGTTGCCGGAAGTCAGGTGGCACGTGTGGTTTCGACGCCGAGACGGAGATATTTCTTTGCCAATGTCCCGGTTCCAACAACAACCCTACGAGAGAATGTG GTGGAGGTATGACTAACCAAGGAGGCTTTAATTCTACAAACATAAATCATACGATTCTCTTGATCATGTTCATGTATTTTGTTTACTCTCTTCtgtga
- the LOC104746080 gene encoding uncharacterized protein LOC104746080 isoform X1, with translation MRKLFIFFSFLYTVTTLTFPPLTTSASTSCRTLCGNIPISYPFGIDVGCGSPQFKAMFNCSTDLYFTTPSGSYKVQSIDYEKNTMVIFDPAMSTCSILQPHHDFKMSDIQNALIRPSYDTVFALLNCSNDSPVHNRYRNLCFNAAGHSCDELYSSCASFRIFNTTTPSGNSTVHTTPYCCFTSYDTVRVMSMNILDCSHYTTAIDNGKMRGVAPLDWSYGIELSYAVPEIGCDRCRKSGGTCGFDAETEIFLCQCPGSNNNPTRECGGGMTNQGGFTSTNINHTTILLIMFMYFVYSIL, from the exons atgaggaagctcttcatcttcttctccttcctctacACAGTCACAACCCTAACATTTCCGCCATTAACAACCTCAGCATCAACATCGTGCCGTACACTATGCGGCAACATCCCAATAAGCTACCCGTTCGGCATCGACGTCGGCTGCGGATCTCCTCAGTTCAAAGCAATGTTCAATTGCTCCACCGATCTATATTTCACCACTCCTTCCGGAAGCTACAAAGTCCAGAGCATCGATTACGAGAAGAACACTATGGTAATCTTCGATCCGGCGATGTCTACTTGCTCGATTCTTCAGCCTCACCACGATTTCAAGATGTCTGATATACAGAACGCTCTTATCAGACCTTCGTACGACACCGTTTTCGCACTTCTCAACTGTTCCAACGACTCTCCGGTTCATAATCGTTACCGGAATCTCTGTTTTAATGCCGCCGGCCACTCTTGCGACGAGCTTTACAGCTCTTGTGCCTCGTTTCGCATCTTCAACACTACAACACCCTCTG GTAATAGTACGGTTCATACGACGCCGTATTGCTGTTTCACTAGCTACGATACGGTGCGGGTGATGAGTATGAACATTTTGGACTGCTCACATTACACGACGGCGATTGACAACGGGAAAATGAGAGGCGTGGCTCCTTTGGATTGGTCCTATGGAATTGAGCTTTCGTACGCGGTGCCGGAGATTGGTTGTGACCGTTGCCGGAAGTCAGGTGGCACGTGTGGTTTCGACGCCGAGACGGAGATATTTCTTTGCCAATGTCCCGGTTCCAACAACAACCCTACGAGAGAATGTG GTGGAGGTATGACTAATCAAGGTGGCTTTACTTCTACCAACATAAATCATACAACGATTCTCTTGATCATGTTCATGTATTTTGTTTATTCCATTCTGtga